Proteins encoded together in one Mycobacterium noviomagense window:
- a CDS encoding Rv2732c family membrane protein, whose product MTDDEHSGEFDAFRSDIEDAERRIAREIDPGVRGFIVAILVFVLLGSFMLPHTGNVRGWDVLFASHGAAAAALALPSRVFGWLTLVFGVGFSMLALVTRRWALAWVALAGSAVASAVGLLAVWSRQTVAAGHPGPGVGLIISWITVIVLTFHWARVVWSRTIVQLAAEEQRRRAAARQQSKTLLDSLDNHDENKPPDAGREQP is encoded by the coding sequence ATGACCGACGACGAGCACTCAGGTGAGTTCGACGCCTTCCGCTCCGATATCGAAGACGCCGAGCGCCGCATTGCGCGTGAGATCGACCCCGGCGTAAGAGGTTTCATCGTCGCGATCCTGGTGTTCGTGCTGCTGGGCTCGTTCATGCTGCCGCACACCGGTAACGTCCGCGGATGGGATGTGCTCTTCGCCAGCCACGGCGCGGCGGCTGCCGCCCTGGCGTTGCCGTCGCGGGTATTCGGCTGGCTCACACTGGTGTTCGGTGTCGGTTTCTCGATGCTGGCGTTGGTGACCCGGCGATGGGCGTTGGCTTGGGTAGCGCTGGCGGGCTCGGCGGTCGCCAGCGCGGTCGGTCTGCTGGCGGTCTGGTCGCGGCAAACCGTGGCAGCAGGTCACCCGGGACCTGGTGTGGGACTGATCATTTCGTGGATCACCGTAATCGTTTTGACGTTCCACTGGGCACGCGTGGTGTGGTCGCGCACCATCGTTCAGCTCGCCGCCGAGGAACAGCGCCGCCGCGCCGCTGCGCGCCAGCAATCCAAAACGCTGCTGGACAGCCTGGACAACCACGACGAGAACAAACCGCCGGACGCCGGTCGCGAGCAACCCTAA
- a CDS encoding DUF349 domain-containing protein encodes MTAEEPRSNESPRPVPRPGPRPGPRPTPRPSPHPAPVTPVSDPRRFGRVDDDGTVWLVTARGERIIGSWQAGDTEAAFAHFGRRFDDLSTEVALLEERLASGTGDARKIKATAAALAESLPTANVLGDVDALAARLSTIREQAEATAAAERVRREEHRAAQTARKEALAAEAEELAANSTQWKAAGDRLRAILEEWKTITGLDRKTDDALWKRYAAARETFNRRRGAHFAELDRERSAAREAKERLCQRAEELAESTDWGATSAEFRKLLTEWKAAGRAARDVDDTLWRRFKAAQDTFFKARNAATAERDAELRANADAKESLLAEAEKVDTSNPDAARAALRSITERWDAIGRVPRERSAELERRLRAVEKKVRDAADSGWADPQAQARAEQFRARAEQLERQAQKAEAAGRTKEADEAKASAEQWRQWAEAAADALTRKP; translated from the coding sequence ATGACGGCTGAAGAGCCCCGCAGCAACGAATCGCCCCGTCCGGTTCCTCGCCCGGGCCCGCGTCCCGGCCCCCGACCGACACCCCGACCCTCCCCGCACCCCGCCCCGGTAACGCCCGTCAGCGATCCACGCCGGTTCGGCCGTGTCGACGACGACGGCACCGTGTGGCTGGTCACCGCCAGGGGCGAGCGCATCATCGGTTCCTGGCAGGCCGGCGACACCGAAGCCGCGTTCGCTCATTTCGGCCGGCGCTTCGACGACCTGAGCACCGAAGTCGCATTGCTGGAGGAACGGCTGGCATCCGGCACCGGTGATGCCCGCAAGATCAAAGCCACGGCGGCGGCCCTCGCCGAGTCGTTGCCCACAGCGAATGTGCTCGGCGACGTCGACGCGCTGGCGGCCCGGCTGTCGACCATCCGCGAGCAAGCCGAGGCCACCGCCGCCGCCGAGCGCGTGCGCCGCGAGGAGCATCGCGCCGCGCAGACTGCGCGCAAAGAGGCGCTGGCGGCGGAAGCCGAAGAGCTGGCCGCCAACTCGACGCAGTGGAAAGCCGCGGGCGACCGGCTGCGGGCGATCCTCGAGGAATGGAAGACGATCACCGGGCTGGACCGTAAAACCGACGACGCGCTGTGGAAGCGGTATGCCGCCGCACGCGAGACGTTCAACCGCCGGCGCGGAGCCCACTTCGCTGAGCTGGACCGAGAACGGTCCGCGGCCCGCGAGGCCAAGGAGCGGCTCTGCCAGCGCGCCGAAGAACTCGCCGAGTCGACGGATTGGGGCGCCACCAGCGCCGAATTCCGCAAGCTGCTGACGGAATGGAAGGCGGCGGGACGAGCCGCGCGCGATGTCGACGATACGCTGTGGCGCCGCTTCAAAGCCGCCCAGGACACGTTCTTCAAGGCGCGCAACGCCGCCACCGCCGAGCGGGACGCCGAACTGCGCGCCAACGCCGACGCCAAAGAATCGCTGCTGGCCGAGGCCGAAAAGGTGGACACCAGCAACCCCGACGCCGCCAGGGCCGCGCTGCGGTCGATCACCGAGCGGTGGGATGCGATCGGCAGGGTGCCGCGGGAGCGGTCCGCCGAGTTGGAGCGGCGGCTGCGGGCGGTGGAGAAGAAGGTGCGCGACGCTGCCGATTCGGGCTGGGCCGATCCCCAGGCGCAGGCGCGCGCTGAGCAATTCCGCGCCCGCGCTGAGCAATTGGAACGCCAGGCCCAAAAGGCCGAGGCCGCAGGGCGCACCAAGGAAGCCGACGAGGCGAAAGCGAGCGCCGAACAGTGGCGGCAGTGGGCTGAGGCAGCCGCCGACGCGCTGACCCGCAAGCCTTAG
- a CDS encoding DMT family transporter, producing MAKVDIAALLALIAALISGAGDVVRQRSAREITDEPVGHWELFRMSLRDGRWWLGGVAAVASFGLQAVALGLGSVVLVQALQVTALLFALPINARLTGYRVTRWEWLWAALVAGAVAVFVIVGDPTAGVQRGSADTWTVVAAVMAPVLVLCVLGARICSGAVAAVLLAVVSASAWALFAVLTKGIVEVLERGLGAVLRAPELYAWLLAALVGTVFQQSSFRASALTASLPTMTVTEPVVASVLGVVVLGETLQTPGPEMVVLIAAVLVIIAATTALARGEAATMAAGAEVHPAPSWDGGLTAARFGLATAVAESGERNRVFLGRSGNSR from the coding sequence ATCGCGAAGGTGGATATCGCGGCGCTGCTTGCCCTGATCGCGGCCCTGATATCCGGGGCGGGGGATGTGGTTCGCCAGCGGTCTGCGCGGGAGATCACCGACGAACCGGTGGGGCATTGGGAGCTGTTCCGCATGTCGCTGCGCGACGGTCGCTGGTGGTTGGGCGGCGTGGCGGCAGTGGCCAGTTTCGGCTTGCAAGCTGTGGCGTTAGGGCTGGGTTCGGTGGTGTTAGTGCAGGCGCTGCAGGTGACCGCGCTGCTGTTCGCATTGCCGATCAATGCTCGGCTGACCGGCTACCGGGTCACCCGCTGGGAGTGGCTGTGGGCGGCGTTGGTGGCCGGTGCGGTCGCGGTCTTCGTCATCGTCGGTGATCCGACCGCCGGTGTGCAGCGGGGGTCGGCCGATACGTGGACCGTGGTGGCCGCGGTGATGGCGCCGGTCTTGGTGCTGTGTGTGCTGGGGGCGCGGATCTGCTCGGGAGCGGTGGCCGCGGTATTGCTGGCCGTGGTCTCGGCGTCGGCGTGGGCGCTGTTCGCGGTGTTGACCAAGGGCATCGTCGAGGTGCTCGAACGGGGTTTGGGAGCGGTGCTGCGCGCGCCGGAGCTGTATGCCTGGCTGCTGGCGGCCCTGGTCGGCACGGTGTTTCAGCAGTCGTCCTTCCGGGCCAGCGCACTGACCGCCTCGTTGCCGACGATGACGGTGACGGAGCCGGTCGTGGCCTCTGTCCTCGGCGTCGTTGTGCTCGGCGAAACCTTGCAGACCCCCGGACCTGAGATGGTGGTGCTGATAGCGGCGGTGCTCGTGATAATCGCGGCGACCACGGCCCTGGCCCGCGGCGAGGCCGCCACGATGGCCGCCGGCGCCGAAGTGCATCCGGCGCCGTCGTGGGACGGCGGGTTGACAGCGGCTCGTTTCGGCCTCGCGACGGCAGTTGCCGAGAGTGGCGAGCGCAATAGAGTGTTTCTGGGCCGGTCGGGGAACAGTAGATGA
- a CDS encoding DMT family transporter, translated as MSNTDIATLLALCAALAAAIGSVVRQRCAQVITDKPVGHLTLFGMLVRDIRWWLGGLGDIASYCLIAAALDKGSVMLVTALQVTVILFALPIYAWVTGHRITGREWMWAVLLAAALAVVVAVGDPTAGYSHGSAAAWLVVALVMGPALALCVVGAQIWSDRPASAVLLAVVSGSSLALFAVLTKGIVDRLEHGAGELLRTPELYAWVLAALVAMIFQQSAFRAGALTASLPTITVAKPIVATVLGVTVLGETLRADGVEWVVLIAAAVLVLVATVALARGEAATMAAGAGRDVLAGDEPKASPEHLSG; from the coding sequence ATGTCGAACACCGATATTGCGACGCTGCTCGCCTTATGCGCTGCGTTGGCAGCCGCGATCGGCAGTGTGGTGCGTCAGCGGTGCGCGCAGGTGATCACCGACAAACCCGTGGGCCACTTGACGTTGTTCGGCATGTTGGTTCGCGACATCCGTTGGTGGCTGGGCGGATTGGGGGACATCGCCAGCTACTGCCTAATTGCCGCGGCGCTGGACAAAGGCTCGGTCATGCTGGTCACGGCCCTGCAGGTGACAGTCATTCTGTTCGCGCTACCGATCTATGCGTGGGTGACCGGTCACCGGATAACCGGCCGGGAGTGGATGTGGGCGGTATTGCTGGCGGCGGCGTTGGCGGTAGTCGTCGCGGTCGGGGATCCGACGGCCGGCTACTCCCACGGCTCGGCGGCAGCCTGGCTCGTGGTCGCACTTGTGATGGGGCCGGCGTTGGCGTTGTGTGTGGTGGGCGCACAGATCTGGTCGGATCGCCCGGCCTCCGCGGTACTGCTTGCGGTGGTGTCGGGTTCATCGTTGGCGTTGTTCGCGGTGCTGACCAAGGGCATCGTCGATCGGCTTGAACACGGCGCTGGTGAGCTGCTGCGAACACCGGAGCTGTACGCCTGGGTGCTCGCGGCGCTGGTCGCAATGATCTTTCAGCAGTCGGCGTTTCGCGCCGGTGCCCTGACTGCGTCACTGCCGACGATTACCGTGGCAAAGCCCATAGTGGCCACGGTGCTCGGAGTCACCGTGCTGGGCGAGACGTTGCGCGCCGACGGCGTCGAGTGGGTGGTGCTCATCGCGGCCGCGGTTCTGGTGTTGGTCGCGACGGTGGCTCTGGCTCGCGGTGAGGCTGCCACTATGGCGGCGGGCGCGGGGCGCGACGTGCTAGCCGGAGACGAGCCAAAGGCCTCGCCGGAACACCTGAGCGGCTGA
- a CDS encoding DMT family transporter, with translation MPKADIAALLALSAAVFIAIGNVIHQRAARQVTDKPVGHVGLFARLLRYPWWWVGSLVGAVGFGLQAAALGLGSVLLVQALLVTALLFALPINARVNHRRMTKREWIWAALLAGAVAIVVTIGHPSAGHARASIATWAITLLIIGPALVACLVAARRRSGPIVAVLLAIASALSWALFAVLTKGVMGALGGGVGALLRAPEFYGWLLAGLGATVWQQSSFRAGALTASLPTLTVCQPLLGSVLGIAMLGEVLRPGQAGWSTLAVAVVVMLAATVALARDEAATVALDRSDDMAATRQPAMSPGR, from the coding sequence ATGCCGAAGGCGGATATTGCGGCGCTACTGGCCTTGAGCGCTGCGGTGTTCATCGCGATCGGCAACGTGATCCATCAGCGCGCCGCGCGACAGGTCACCGACAAACCGGTCGGTCATGTGGGGTTGTTCGCAAGGCTGCTGCGCTACCCATGGTGGTGGGTGGGAAGTCTGGTCGGCGCCGTCGGCTTCGGCTTGCAGGCCGCGGCTTTGGGCTTGGGATCGGTGCTGTTGGTGCAGGCATTGCTGGTGACGGCGCTGCTGTTCGCCTTGCCGATCAACGCCCGAGTGAATCACCGCAGGATGACCAAACGTGAGTGGATATGGGCGGCGTTGTTGGCCGGTGCGGTCGCGATCGTCGTAACCATCGGGCATCCGTCGGCCGGTCACGCGCGGGCCTCGATAGCTACCTGGGCGATCACCCTTTTGATCATCGGCCCGGCGTTGGTGGCGTGCTTGGTGGCTGCGCGCAGGCGCTCCGGTCCGATAGTCGCGGTGCTCCTGGCAATCGCCTCCGCTTTATCGTGGGCGCTGTTTGCGGTGCTGACCAAAGGGGTCATGGGGGCGCTGGGCGGTGGCGTGGGAGCGCTGCTACGGGCGCCGGAGTTCTACGGCTGGCTGTTGGCCGGGTTGGGTGCGACGGTGTGGCAGCAGTCGTCGTTTCGCGCTGGCGCGCTGACCGCATCGCTGCCGACATTGACCGTCTGCCAGCCGCTGCTGGGTTCGGTGCTCGGCATCGCGATGCTCGGCGAAGTGCTGCGTCCGGGCCAGGCGGGCTGGTCGACCTTGGCAGTCGCGGTGGTGGTGATGCTTGCCGCGACGGTGGCCCTGGCCCGCGACGAGGCGGCCACGGTGGCACTCGACCGCAGCGACGACATGGCGGCCACCCGCCAACCCGCAATGTCGCCAGGACGTTAG
- a CDS encoding class III extradiol ring-cleavage dioxygenase family protein has protein sequence MLGAIAIIPSAPVLVPQLAGAAAAEIADLREAVMAAAASLPPRWIAVGAGPIDRVVGPDNIGTFGGFGVELPVRLAPKADRQPGNLPLCALMTAWVREQAQPEASAEVRVYAAGHHVDAALDRGRQLRAEIDQIAEPIGVLIVADGANTLTAAAPGGYQPSDVDVQRALDDALACGDLAALARLPDQVVGRLPLQVLAGLAEPAPRSAKELYRGAPYGVGYFAGIWQP, from the coding sequence GTGCTGGGCGCCATTGCGATCATTCCGTCCGCGCCTGTGCTGGTCCCGCAACTGGCCGGAGCAGCCGCCGCCGAGATAGCCGACTTGCGCGAGGCGGTGATGGCCGCTGCCGCCTCGCTGCCGCCGCGTTGGATTGCTGTGGGTGCCGGGCCGATTGACCGCGTGGTCGGGCCCGACAACATCGGTACTTTTGGGGGCTTCGGCGTCGAGCTGCCCGTGCGGCTGGCGCCCAAAGCTGACCGACAACCCGGGAACCTGCCGCTGTGTGCCCTGATGACCGCGTGGGTGCGTGAGCAGGCCCAGCCCGAGGCGTCGGCCGAGGTGCGGGTCTACGCCGCCGGCCACCACGTCGACGCTGCGTTGGACCGAGGCCGGCAACTGCGCGCCGAGATCGACCAAATCGCCGAGCCCATCGGGGTGCTGATCGTGGCCGACGGCGCGAACACCCTGACCGCCGCCGCGCCCGGTGGCTACCAGCCGAGCGACGTCGACGTTCAACGCGCCTTGGACGACGCGCTGGCGTGCGGTGATCTGGCTGCCTTGGCCCGGCTGCCGGACCAGGTCGTCGGGCGCCTGCCGTTGCAGGTGCTGGCCGGGCTCGCCGAGCCGGCGCCGCGATCGGCCAAGGAGCTCTACCGCGGAGCGCCCTACGGGGTGGGCTACTTCGCCGGCATCTGGCAGCCGTGA
- the miaA gene encoding tRNA (adenosine(37)-N6)-dimethylallyltransferase MiaA, with protein sequence MAAVTRPLAIVGPTGTGKSQLGLDVAERLGGEIVNADAMQLYRGMDVGTAKLPVAERRGIPHHQLDVLDVTETATVARYQQAAAADVEAIMARGAVPVVVGGSMLYIQSLLDDWAFPATDAAVRAKWEQRLAEVGAARLHAELASHDPAAAESILPTDGRRIVRALEVVELTGQPFSASAPAIGAPHWDTAIIGLDCDSSVLDERLARRTDTMFEQGLVDEVIGLLEQGLRDGVTASRALGYAQVIAALDAGGTPELLDDARRQTFIGTRRYVRRQRSWFRRDHRIHWLDAAAPRLVDAVLEVYRDVS encoded by the coding sequence CTGGCAGCCGTGACCCGACCGCTCGCGATCGTCGGGCCGACCGGCACCGGCAAGTCGCAGCTGGGGCTCGATGTCGCCGAGCGGCTCGGCGGCGAAATCGTCAACGCCGACGCCATGCAGCTCTACCGCGGCATGGACGTCGGCACCGCCAAACTGCCCGTCGCCGAGCGCCGCGGCATCCCGCATCACCAGCTCGACGTCCTGGACGTCACCGAGACCGCCACCGTCGCCCGCTACCAGCAGGCCGCGGCGGCCGACGTGGAAGCCATCATGGCCCGCGGCGCGGTGCCGGTCGTGGTCGGTGGGTCGATGCTTTACATCCAGTCGCTGCTCGACGACTGGGCGTTCCCGGCGACCGACGCTGCGGTGCGCGCCAAATGGGAGCAGCGGCTTGCGGAGGTCGGCGCGGCCAGGCTGCACGCCGAGCTGGCCAGCCACGACCCGGCCGCCGCGGAGTCGATTCTGCCCACCGACGGTCGGCGCATCGTGCGGGCGCTGGAAGTCGTCGAGCTCACCGGCCAACCGTTCAGTGCATCCGCACCGGCCATCGGCGCGCCCCACTGGGACACCGCCATCATCGGATTGGATTGCGACAGTTCGGTTCTCGATGAGCGGCTGGCCCGGCGCACCGACACCATGTTCGAGCAGGGTCTCGTCGACGAAGTGATCGGCTTGCTGGAGCAAGGCCTGCGCGACGGTGTCACCGCGTCGCGTGCGCTGGGCTACGCACAGGTGATCGCCGCCCTGGATGCCGGCGGAACACCGGAGTTGCTCGACGACGCCCGCCGGCAGACCTTCATCGGCACCCGCCGCTACGTGCGGCGACAGCGCTCGTGGTTTCGCCGCGACCACCGCATCCACTGGCTCGACGCTGCCGCGCCCCGCCTCGTCGACGCAGTGTTGGAGGTGTACCGAGACGTATCCTGA
- the dapF gene encoding diaminopimelate epimerase gives MIFAKGHGTQNDFVLLPDLDAKLTLTPAAVSALCDRRRGLGADGVLRVTTAAAAQSAGVLDRLPDGVDAGDWYMDYRNADGSMAQMCGNGARVFTHYLRASGLEHRDEFVVGSLAGARPVVLHHVSPVTADITVDMGKANRLGAGEAVVGGRRFAGLAVDVGNPHLACVDDEFTAETLAALDVGAPVSFDRAQFPDGVNVEVLTAPDDGAVWMRVHERGVGETRSCGTGTVAAAVAALAHNGAATGTLTVRVPGGEVVVTLTEATSYLRGPSELVAHGELSEEWWRGQQR, from the coding sequence GTGATCTTCGCCAAAGGCCACGGCACGCAAAACGACTTCGTGCTGCTGCCCGACCTGGACGCGAAGCTGACGCTGACCCCCGCTGCGGTGTCCGCACTGTGCGACCGGCGCCGCGGGTTGGGCGCCGACGGGGTGCTGCGGGTCACGACCGCGGCAGCCGCGCAGAGCGCCGGTGTGCTCGACCGCCTGCCCGACGGTGTCGACGCCGGCGACTGGTACATGGACTACCGCAACGCCGACGGCTCCATGGCGCAGATGTGCGGCAACGGCGCGCGGGTGTTCACGCACTACCTGCGGGCCAGCGGGCTCGAGCATCGCGATGAGTTCGTCGTCGGGTCGCTGGCCGGGGCTCGACCGGTCGTCCTGCATCACGTCAGCCCCGTCACCGCCGACATCACCGTCGACATGGGCAAGGCCAACCGGCTCGGCGCGGGGGAGGCGGTGGTTGGTGGGCGGCGGTTCGCCGGCCTAGCGGTCGATGTCGGCAACCCGCATCTGGCGTGCGTGGATGACGAGTTCACGGCCGAGACGTTGGCGGCTCTGGACGTCGGCGCCCCGGTCAGCTTCGACCGCGCGCAGTTTCCGGATGGGGTCAACGTCGAAGTCCTCACCGCACCGGACGACGGCGCGGTCTGGATGCGGGTCCACGAGCGGGGTGTGGGCGAGACCCGCTCCTGCGGCACCGGAACCGTCGCCGCCGCGGTCGCGGCGCTGGCCCACAACGGTGCCGCCACCGGCACGCTGACCGTGCGGGTGCCCGGCGGCGAGGTCGTGGTCACGCTCACCGAGGCCACCAGCTACCTGCGCGGGCCGTCGGAGTTGGTCGCTCACGGCGAACTGAGTGAGGAATGGTGGCGCGGGCAGCAGCGTTAA